Below is a genomic region from Candidatus Rokuibacteriota bacterium.
ATTCTGAAGAAGAAGGCGCTCCTGGGCTCGGTCGTCCAGCACGGCGTGCCGCTGAGGCTCGAGGGCCCCGTGCTGACCATCGGGCTCGTCGCGAGTCCCTTCCACCGCGAGATGTTGAACGACCGCGCCAACCGCGAGATCATCACGCACGCCGTGCAGCAGCACATCCCCGGAGCCCGGCGCGTCGAGATCGCGGCGGAGGCCGCGGCGGCCTCGGGCGCCCTCAACCACCCGGCCGTCCAGGCGGCCGTTGCCATGTTCCAGGGCGAGGTCGTGGCGGTCAGGCCCCGCGCGCCCGAGGAGAAGGAGACCCCGTGAAAGGCTTTGGCAACATCATGAAGGAAGCGCAGAAGCTGCAGCAGCAGATGGAGGCGCTGCAGGCGGAAGCCGCGAAGAAGAAGGTCCAGGCGACGGCCGGCGGCGGCATGGTCACGGTCGAGGCCAACGGCAAGCAGGAGATCCTCTCCATCAAGATCGATCGCGAGGTCATCAACCCCGAGGACGCGCAGATGCTGGAGGACCTCGTGCTGGCGGCCTGCAATGAGGCGCTCAGGCAGTCGCGCGAAATGGTCCAGGCCGAGATGAGCAAGTTGACCGCCGGGCTCAAGATCCCCGGCTTAGGAATGTAGCGCTTTGAGATCAAATCGGTGGGGGGGGCTGGGGGAGGAGCGGCGGTCGCTCCCCCCCAGTCGCTAGCAATGGCCTACTACCCGGAGCCGGTGGCGCGTCTCATCGAAGCGCTCCAGCGGCTGCCCGGCATCGGCCCCAAGACCGCCCAGCGGCTGACCTTCTTCCTCCTGAAGCGCCCGGCCGACGAAGTGCGGACGCTCGCCGAGTCGCTGACCCAGCTCAAGGCGCTGATCGTCCACTGCCGCATCTGCTTCAACGTCACCGAGGAAGACCCCTGCCGCATCTGCAGCGACCCGCGTCGCGACCAGCGGATTTTCTGCGTCGTCGAGGAGCCCAACGACCTTCTAGCCCTCGAGCGCACGGGCGAGTTCCGCGGGCGCTACCACGTCTTGCTCGGCGCGCTGTCTCCGCTTGACGGCATCGGGCCCGAGGACCTGCGGGTG
It encodes:
- a CDS encoding YbaB/EbfC family nucleoid-associated protein, whose translation is MKGFGNIMKEAQKLQQQMEALQAEAAKKKVQATAGGGMVTVEANGKQEILSIKIDREVINPEDAQMLEDLVLAACNEALRQSREMVQAEMSKLTAGLKIPGLGM
- the recR gene encoding recombination mediator RecR, giving the protein MAYYPEPVARLIEALQRLPGIGPKTAQRLTFFLLKRPADEVRTLAESLTQLKALIVHCRICFNVTEEDPCRICSDPRRDQRIFCVVEEPNDLLALERTGEFRGRYHVLLGALSPLDGIGPEDLRVRELLFRLETPGVEEVILATNPSVEGEATAIYLAKLLKPLGMRITRIARGLPVGGDLEYADEVTLSKALEGRREVG